In Antennarius striatus isolate MH-2024 chromosome 8, ASM4005453v1, whole genome shotgun sequence, a single window of DNA contains:
- the wdr83os gene encoding PAT complex subunit Asterix isoform X4, whose product MMSSNNLADPRRQNKILRYKPPSTETNPTLEDPTPDYMNLLGMIFSMCGLMLKLKWCAWIAVYCSFISFANSRSSEDTKQMMSSFMLSISAVVMSYLQNPQPMSPPW is encoded by the exons ATGATGTCTTCCAACAATTTAGCAGATCCGAGGAGACAAAACAAGATTTTAAG GTACAAACCACCTAGCACAGAGACTAATCCCACACTGGAGGACCCCACGCCTGACTATATGAACCTGCTGGGCATGATCTTCAGCATGTGTGGACTGATGCTCAAG CTCAAATGGTGTGCCTGGATCGCTGTCTACTGCTCTTTTATTAGCTTTGCAAATTCTAGAAGTTCAGAGGACACCAAACAAATGATGAGCAGCTTCAT GCTGTCCATATCAGCAGTTGTGATGTCATACCTCCAGAACCCGCAGCCAATGTCACCACCATGGTAA